In one Streptomyces sp. NBC_01288 genomic region, the following are encoded:
- a CDS encoding ABC transporter permease — translation MTAATFPARPAASGSRQLAGTGALLRFNLRRDRVVIPAWVAVTGLLVLSLPGSLKTVYSTPAERTDIARQMLTNSSLRATYGPVFSDSLGGLTAWRIGGYAAILAGVMSLIVVVRHTRDEEESGRQELVSSAMVGRRAPLTAALLTALVANSALALLITGGMAGQGSAGALALGLGIGGVGMVFATLAAIVAQFTDSGRLAKGLTGGLLGAAFVLRAVGDSTTNNGSSPATWISPIGWLENLRPFASERWWVLALFVAAPLLQGLLAYELAGRRDVGMSFFPARPGPAHGRLGTAGALAWRLQRGSVLGWSLGFLAAGVAFGGITKGAADLVGDNAKTREIIERMGGRSGIENAFLATMVGMFGMLAALYAVSSVLRLHSEETGQRAEPILANAVGRLRWAAGHLVIAFGGAVLIMLLSGLGLTLGYGADPGPILAATLVQLPAIWTLGALAVLLHGLSPRLSPLSWAAAGLALLLGWIGPALNLPQAVLDLSPFGHLPKLPGGDMAWGPVIALTAIAAALVAVGLTALRRRDLTT, via the coding sequence ATGACGGCCGCCACATTCCCCGCACGCCCCGCCGCCAGCGGCTCGCGCCAACTGGCAGGCACCGGCGCCCTGTTGCGCTTCAACCTGCGCCGCGACCGCGTGGTGATCCCGGCCTGGGTGGCGGTGACCGGCCTCCTTGTCCTCTCCCTCCCCGGCTCCCTGAAGACCGTGTACTCCACCCCCGCCGAACGCACGGACATCGCCCGCCAGATGCTCACCAACAGTTCGCTGCGCGCGACTTACGGCCCGGTGTTCAGCGACTCCCTCGGCGGTCTCACCGCGTGGCGCATCGGCGGCTACGCCGCGATCCTCGCCGGGGTCATGAGCCTGATCGTCGTCGTACGGCACACGCGGGACGAGGAGGAGAGCGGCCGCCAGGAACTCGTCTCCTCGGCGATGGTGGGTCGCCGAGCCCCGCTGACGGCGGCCCTGTTGACGGCGCTGGTCGCCAACTCCGCGCTGGCGCTGCTGATCACGGGAGGTATGGCCGGCCAGGGATCGGCGGGCGCGCTGGCCCTCGGGCTGGGCATCGGCGGAGTGGGCATGGTGTTCGCGACGCTAGCGGCGATCGTCGCGCAGTTCACGGACAGCGGCCGTTTGGCGAAGGGCCTGACCGGCGGACTACTGGGAGCAGCTTTCGTCCTCCGCGCCGTAGGAGACTCGACCACCAACAACGGCTCGTCCCCGGCGACTTGGATCTCCCCGATCGGCTGGCTGGAGAACCTGCGCCCGTTCGCGTCCGAACGGTGGTGGGTCCTGGCCCTGTTCGTGGCCGCGCCTCTCCTCCAGGGCTTGCTGGCCTACGAGTTGGCGGGCCGCCGAGACGTGGGGATGAGCTTCTTCCCGGCCCGCCCGGGCCCGGCCCACGGCCGCCTCGGCACGGCGGGCGCACTGGCCTGGCGTCTCCAGCGGGGCAGTGTCCTGGGCTGGAGCCTCGGCTTCCTCGCGGCCGGGGTCGCCTTCGGCGGCATCACGAAGGGCGCGGCGGACCTGGTCGGGGACAACGCCAAGACCCGCGAGATCATCGAGCGGATGGGCGGCCGGTCCGGCATCGAGAACGCGTTCCTGGCCACGATGGTCGGCATGTTCGGCATGCTCGCCGCGCTGTACGCGGTCTCCTCGGTCCTCCGCCTGCACAGCGAGGAGACCGGCCAGCGCGCCGAACCGATCCTGGCGAACGCGGTGGGCCGCCTGCGCTGGGCAGCGGGCCACCTGGTCATCGCCTTCGGAGGCGCGGTCCTGATCATGCTCCTGAGCGGCCTCGGCCTGACCCTCGGCTACGGCGCCGACCCGGGCCCGATCCTGGCCGCCACCCTGGTCCAACTCCCGGCGATCTGGACCCTGGGCGCGCTCGCGGTCCTGCTCCACGGCCTCTCCCCCCGCCTGTCCCCCCTGTCCTGGGCAGCGGCCGGCCTCGCCCTCCTCCTCGGCTGGATCGGCCCCGCGCTCAACCTCCCCCAGGCAGTCCTGGACCTCTCCCCCTTCGGCCACCTCCCGAAGCTCCCGGGCGGAGACATGGCGTGGGGGCCGGTGATCGCCCTCACGGCGATCGCCGCGGCCCTGGTCGCCGTAGGGCTGACGGCTCTACGGCGCCGCGACCTCACGACCTGA
- a CDS encoding DUF397 domain-containing protein, with protein sequence MNWRKSTYSSGGDGDTCVEIAELPTRTAVRDSKVPTRATLSFPTLSFTALVEHIKGDRVPR encoded by the coding sequence ATGAACTGGCGAAAGTCGACGTACTCCAGCGGCGGCGACGGCGACACCTGCGTCGAGATAGCGGAACTCCCCACCCGCACAGCCGTCCGCGACTCCAAGGTGCCCACCCGTGCCACCCTCTCCTTCCCCACCCTCTCCTTCACCGCCCTCGTCGAGCACATCAAGGGTGACCGGGTTCCGCGGTGA
- a CDS encoding MarR family winged helix-turn-helix transcriptional regulator: MQAYQSAVDDFDRELARLMGVNETDLRCLEILFAVEEITPRELSRQLGLTTGSVTTMLDRLEKLAYLTRTPHPDDRRKTLIRVTPEAARRAFGLIGPFLDDAGRKVFGRYTPEQLELVIDYLTFSRDIQQQHVERLRETPATGPTRTGGRQVRGPRGGSAT; this comes from the coding sequence GTGCAGGCCTACCAGAGCGCCGTCGACGACTTCGACCGCGAACTGGCCCGGCTCATGGGGGTCAACGAGACCGATCTGCGCTGCCTGGAGATCCTCTTCGCGGTCGAGGAGATCACCCCGCGTGAGCTGAGCCGGCAGCTGGGCCTGACCACCGGGAGCGTCACCACGATGCTCGACCGGCTGGAGAAGCTCGCCTATCTCACCCGCACGCCGCACCCCGACGACCGGCGCAAGACCCTGATCCGGGTCACCCCGGAGGCGGCCCGGCGCGCCTTCGGCCTGATCGGGCCGTTCCTCGACGACGCCGGGCGGAAGGTGTTCGGCCGTTACACCCCCGAGCAGCTGGAACTGGTCATCGACTATCTGACCTTTTCCCGCGACATCCAGCAGCAGCACGTCGAGCGGTTGCGGGAAACGCCCGCCACCGGCCCCACCCGGACAGGCGGCCGGCAGGTCCGGGGACCCCGGGGCGGGTCGGCGACGTAG
- a CDS encoding ABC transporter ATP-binding protein yields MTKAITVSGLHKAFGRTQALAGLDLDVEAGEVHGFLGPNGSGKSTTIRVLLGLLHADSGAAQLLGRDPWTDAVELHRRVAYVPGDVTLWRNLSGGEVIDLYGKLRGGLDKTRRADLIDRYELDPTKKGRTYSKGNRQKVALVAAFASDVDLLILDEPTSGLDPLMEEVFQRCVEEERDRGRTILLSSHILSEVEELCDRVSIIRKGRTVESGSLSDLRHLTRTSVTAELTGAPNGLASIPGVHDLDVQGHRVRLQVEADQLNAVLRSLSESGVRSLTSKPPTLEELFLRHYQETA; encoded by the coding sequence ATGACGAAGGCAATCACCGTCTCCGGACTGCACAAGGCGTTCGGCAGGACGCAAGCCCTCGCGGGTCTCGACCTGGACGTCGAGGCCGGCGAGGTGCACGGCTTCCTCGGCCCCAACGGCTCCGGCAAGTCCACGACGATCCGCGTCCTGCTCGGCCTCCTCCACGCGGACTCCGGCGCGGCCCAGCTCCTGGGTCGCGACCCCTGGACCGACGCCGTCGAACTGCACCGCCGGGTCGCCTACGTCCCCGGCGACGTGACGCTGTGGCGCAACCTCTCCGGGGGCGAAGTCATCGATCTCTACGGCAAGTTGCGCGGCGGCCTCGATAAGACGCGCCGCGCCGACCTGATCGACCGCTACGAGCTGGACCCCACCAAAAAGGGCCGCACGTACTCCAAGGGCAACCGCCAGAAGGTCGCCCTCGTCGCCGCGTTCGCCTCCGACGTCGACCTGCTGATCCTCGACGAACCGACCTCCGGCCTCGACCCCCTGATGGAGGAGGTCTTCCAGCGCTGCGTGGAGGAGGAACGCGACCGGGGTCGTACGATCCTGCTCTCCTCCCACATCCTCAGCGAGGTCGAGGAGTTGTGCGACCGGGTGAGCATCATCCGCAAGGGCCGCACGGTGGAGAGCGGTTCGCTGTCCGACCTGCGCCACCTCACCCGCACCAGCGTGACGGCCGAACTCACCGGCGCGCCCAACGGGTTGGCGTCCATCCCCGGCGTGCACGACCTCGACGTACAAGGTCACCGCGTCCGCCTCCAGGTAGAGGCCGACCAACTCAACGCCGTACTGCGATCGTTGAGCGAGTCCGGCGTGCGCTCGCTGACCTCGAAGCCGCCGACGCTGGAGGAGCTGTTCCTCCGCCACTACCAGGAGACGGCATGA
- a CDS encoding cytochrome P450, translated as MAAFDPWDPAFVDDPYPAYAELRDRGRVTYYEPTDQWLVPRHADVSALLRDRRLGRTYQHRFTHEDFGRTAPPPEHEPFHTLNDHGMLDLEPPDHTRIRRLVSKAFTPRTVEQLRPYVSQLAGELVDALVAKGGGDLLTDVAEPLPVAVIAEMLGIPESDRAPLRPWSADICGMYELSPSEDTAAKAVRASNEFSSYLRELIAARRKNPGDDLISGMIAAHDEDDDRLTEQELISTAVLLLNAGHEATVNSTVNGWWALFRNPDQLAALRADHSLIPSAVEELMRYDTPLQLFERWVLDEIEIDGTTIPRGAEIAMLFGAANHDPAVFTDPERLDLTRADNPHISFSAGIHYCIGAPLARIELAASMGALLEKAPTLRLAAEPARKPNFVIRGLEGLSVEVG; from the coding sequence ATGGCAGCCTTTGACCCCTGGGACCCCGCGTTCGTCGACGACCCGTACCCCGCCTACGCCGAACTGCGCGACCGGGGCCGGGTCACCTACTACGAGCCGACGGACCAGTGGCTGGTCCCCCGGCACGCGGACGTCTCGGCACTCCTCCGCGACCGCCGCCTCGGCCGCACCTACCAACACCGCTTCACCCACGAGGACTTCGGCCGTACGGCACCCCCGCCCGAGCACGAGCCCTTCCACACCCTCAACGACCACGGCATGCTCGACCTGGAACCCCCGGACCACACCCGCATCCGGCGCCTGGTCTCGAAGGCGTTCACCCCGCGCACCGTCGAGCAACTGAGGCCCTACGTCAGCCAGTTGGCGGGCGAGCTGGTGGACGCCCTGGTGGCGAAGGGCGGCGGCGACCTCCTCACGGACGTGGCCGAGCCGCTCCCCGTCGCGGTCATCGCCGAGATGCTCGGCATCCCGGAGTCGGACCGTGCCCCGCTGCGCCCCTGGTCGGCGGACATCTGCGGGATGTACGAACTGAGCCCGTCCGAGGACACGGCGGCGAAGGCGGTCCGCGCGTCGAACGAATTCTCGTCGTATCTACGCGAGTTGATCGCGGCCCGTCGCAAGAACCCGGGCGACGACCTCATCTCCGGCATGATCGCGGCCCACGACGAGGACGACGACCGCCTCACCGAACAGGAGCTGATCTCCACCGCCGTCCTCCTGCTGAACGCGGGCCACGAGGCGACGGTGAACTCCACGGTGAACGGCTGGTGGGCGCTGTTCCGCAACCCGGACCAGCTGGCGGCCCTCCGCGCGGACCACTCCCTCATCCCGTCCGCCGTCGAGGAGTTGATGCGCTACGACACCCCGCTCCAGCTCTTCGAGCGGTGGGTGCTGGACGAGATCGAGATCGACGGTACGACGATCCCGCGCGGCGCGGAGATCGCGATGCTGTTCGGCGCGGCCAACCACGACCCGGCGGTCTTCACCGACCCCGAGCGCTTGGACCTCACCCGCGCGGACAACCCGCACATCAGCTTCAGCGCGGGCATCCACTACTGCATCGGCGCACCCCTGGCCCGTATCGAACTCGCCGCCTCCATGGGGGCGTTGCTGGAGAAGGCCCCGACGCTGAGGCTCGCGGCGGAGCCGGCACGCAAGCCGAACTTCGTGATCCGGGGACTGGAGGGGCTGAGCGTCGAGGTGGGGTAA
- a CDS encoding MFS transporter: MSSSTTNPMNVAADGGGGPVPYPKRWAAAFVMILAALLDMIDGSIVNTALPSIGKGLKATPADLQWTVSAYMLGFAATLIIAGHLGDRYGRKKLFLLGVTAFALTSLASALATSAGVLVASRGLQGVAAAVIMPQILASFRTMFDGEERGKAFALYGAIAGISTAVGVLLGGVLTDWDLFGWGWRTIFVINLPLAAVVVVLGAKWIPASKDHAFTGRTDLPGNLVLAAGLVAIVLPLVQGRSNGWPLWGWLCLTAGVAAIAALTLSEKRRGIEHPLLPTDLFKKPAFSAGLLVQLLFYGGMSGFFLVFTIWLQSGQGYTPTQAGLLMVAFSAGSILAAPGVDPLVAKFGRTVLILGALVMAGGLFWVRHAAQHSAQLHTGAWPLVPGLFLAGVGLILLIIPLVNTILSTVPSGLAGGASGILSTAQQFGGALGVAVIGNAFFSHAGKGLTDAIAHAGPWAIGAYVLCAVLCLALPRKAVGNQAEATA; the protein is encoded by the coding sequence ATGTCGTCCAGCACGACCAACCCCATGAACGTAGCCGCTGACGGCGGCGGCGGGCCGGTGCCCTATCCCAAGCGGTGGGCGGCGGCGTTCGTGATGATCCTCGCGGCGCTGCTGGACATGATCGACGGATCGATCGTGAACACCGCGCTGCCCTCCATAGGCAAGGGCCTCAAGGCCACCCCCGCCGATCTCCAGTGGACCGTGTCCGCGTACATGCTCGGCTTCGCCGCCACGCTGATCATCGCCGGGCACCTCGGCGACCGCTACGGCCGCAAGAAGCTGTTCCTGCTCGGCGTCACCGCGTTCGCGCTGACGAGTCTGGCCAGCGCGCTGGCGACCTCGGCCGGGGTGCTCGTCGCCTCGCGCGGTCTCCAGGGCGTGGCCGCGGCGGTGATCATGCCGCAGATCCTCGCGTCGTTCCGCACGATGTTCGACGGCGAGGAACGCGGCAAGGCCTTCGCCCTGTACGGCGCGATCGCCGGCATCTCCACCGCCGTGGGCGTGCTGCTCGGCGGCGTGCTGACCGACTGGGACCTGTTCGGCTGGGGCTGGCGCACGATCTTCGTCATCAACCTCCCGCTGGCGGCCGTGGTCGTCGTCCTCGGCGCCAAGTGGATCCCCGCCTCCAAGGACCACGCCTTCACGGGCCGGACAGACCTGCCAGGCAACCTGGTCCTCGCCGCGGGCCTCGTCGCGATCGTGCTCCCGCTGGTCCAGGGCCGCTCCAACGGCTGGCCGCTGTGGGGCTGGCTCTGCCTGACCGCGGGCGTGGCCGCGATCGCCGCGCTGACGCTCTCGGAGAAGCGCCGAGGCATCGAACACCCGCTCCTCCCCACCGACTTGTTCAAGAAGCCCGCCTTCAGCGCAGGCCTGCTCGTCCAACTCCTCTTCTACGGCGGCATGTCCGGCTTCTTCCTGGTCTTCACCATCTGGCTCCAGTCCGGCCAGGGCTACACCCCCACCCAGGCAGGCCTGTTGATGGTCGCCTTCAGCGCGGGCTCGATCCTGGCCGCGCCCGGCGTCGACCCGCTGGTCGCCAAGTTCGGCCGTACGGTACTGATCCTCGGCGCGCTGGTCATGGCGGGCGGCCTGTTCTGGGTCCGCCACGCGGCCCAGCACTCCGCCCAACTGCACACCGGTGCCTGGCCGTTGGTACCGGGCCTGTTCCTGGCGGGCGTCGGGCTGATCCTCCTGATCATCCCGCTGGTCAACACGATCCTGAGCACCGTGCCGAGCGGCCTCGCGGGCGGCGCCTCCGGAATCCTCTCCACCGCCCAGCAGTTCGGCGGAGCGCTCGGCGTCGCGGTCATCGGCAACGCCTTCTTCTCCCACGCCGGCAAGGGCCTCACCGACGCCATCGCCCACGCGGGGCCCTGGGCGATCGGCGCCTACGTCCTGTGCGCGGTCCTGTGCCTGGCCCTGCCCCGCAAGGCAGTTGGCAACCAGGCCGAAGCCACCGCCTGA
- a CDS encoding helix-turn-helix domain-containing protein produces the protein MPPRSNPTARQVRLGTELRRLREAAGLKAREAAALLNSTSGQMSHMELGIAAVSAERVRRLAVHYACTDTELIDALVAMATDRTRGWWEEYRGVLPPAFLDTAEAEHHATFLREVVVMLVPGLLQTSDYARAVYSYMRPELPENEVALRVEHRLNRRVVIEGDDPTPYETVIHEFALRVQVSDRRASLAQLGFILEEIEKGHAIVRVIPVDYVGFAGAGASMMYLGGPVPRLDTGLRDSPTGVGFSDAEAQLEKLRTLFHRVRSASLDPVASRDFIHRLTKEL, from the coding sequence ATGCCGCCGAGGAGTAACCCCACAGCGCGACAGGTGCGTTTGGGGACTGAACTGCGCAGGCTGCGCGAGGCCGCCGGTTTGAAGGCCCGGGAGGCGGCGGCCCTCCTGAACTCGACCTCCGGCCAGATGAGCCACATGGAGTTGGGTATCGCGGCGGTCAGTGCAGAGCGCGTTCGCCGACTGGCTGTCCACTATGCCTGCACGGACACGGAGTTGATCGACGCGCTCGTGGCGATGGCGACCGATCGGACACGTGGCTGGTGGGAGGAGTACCGGGGAGTGCTACCGCCGGCGTTCCTCGACACCGCCGAGGCCGAGCATCACGCAACCTTCCTTCGCGAGGTCGTGGTCATGCTCGTTCCCGGGCTGCTCCAGACCTCCGACTACGCCCGCGCCGTCTACTCGTACATGCGCCCCGAGCTTCCCGAGAACGAGGTGGCCCTACGTGTCGAACATCGGCTGAACCGGCGCGTCGTCATCGAAGGCGACGATCCCACCCCGTACGAGACGGTCATCCACGAGTTCGCCCTGCGTGTCCAAGTGTCGGATCGCCGGGCGTCACTCGCCCAACTCGGCTTCATCCTGGAGGAGATCGAGAAGGGGCACGCCATTGTGCGGGTCATCCCCGTCGACTACGTGGGTTTCGCGGGCGCCGGAGCCTCGATGATGTATCTGGGTGGCCCTGTGCCCCGGTTGGACACCGGGTTGCGCGACTCGCCGACCGGTGTCGGCTTCTCCGATGCGGAAGCACAGTTGGAAAAGCTCCGCACGCTGTTCCATAGGGTGAGGAGCGCGTCACTGGACCCGGTGGCGTCGCGGGACTTCATCCACCGGCTGACCAAGGAACTGTAA
- a CDS encoding GbsR/MarR family transcriptional regulator, which yields MTDGAERDQEAVSKFVESFAAQLVEAGMQRMPARVFAALLSSDDGAMTSAELGEQLRISPAGVSGAVRYLAQTHMVSREREPGSRRERYVVHGDQWYEALTNREALIKRWEGALREGVSSLGSDTPAGRRMAETLAFFEFVDGEIVAMMERWRVHRETRFGGAT from the coding sequence ATGACGGATGGGGCGGAGCGGGACCAAGAGGCGGTCTCGAAGTTCGTGGAGAGTTTCGCGGCGCAGCTTGTCGAGGCCGGGATGCAGCGGATGCCGGCGCGGGTCTTCGCCGCGCTTCTGTCTTCCGACGACGGTGCGATGACCTCGGCGGAGCTGGGCGAACAACTGCGGATCAGTCCGGCTGGGGTCTCCGGGGCGGTGCGCTATCTGGCCCAGACGCACATGGTCTCGCGTGAGCGGGAGCCGGGTTCTCGTCGGGAACGGTATGTGGTGCACGGCGATCAGTGGTACGAGGCGCTGACCAATCGCGAGGCGCTGATCAAGCGCTGGGAGGGGGCTCTGCGTGAGGGTGTCAGCAGTCTGGGCTCGGATACGCCTGCGGGGCGTCGTATGGCCGAGACGCTCGCGTTCTTCGAGTTCGTGGACGGGGAGATCGTGGCGATGATGGAGCGGTGGAGGGTTCACCGGGAAACACGCTTCGGCGGAGCCACGTAA